From a region of the Phaseolus vulgaris cultivar G19833 chromosome 6, P. vulgaris v2.0, whole genome shotgun sequence genome:
- the LOC137832519 gene encoding tetrahydroanabasine acetyltransferase: MEEDQRKNMERVKRSEHSVIMPSHPPFLQDHSLPLSHLDTDPNLHLTFRYLRVYTSTAAPTTLDPFHVISSSLSHALTQFYPLAAMLRRRPTSPHRLELWCAAGQGVPLVRASADCTLHSVNHLDDPASPLAEQLVPDPGPEEGLEHPCILQVTVFACGGFVLGAAIHHSLCDGMGGTLFFNAVAELARGAARMTVETVWERDRLLGPREPPRVDSALIDEFLRLEKGALPYEEGVGRVARECFHVKDESMHMLKRSLSEQSGLNFTVFEALGAYIWRAKVRTSGIHGEEKVKFAYSINIRRVVKAAIPDGYWGNGCVPMYVVMSAKELIERPIWETAELIKKSKSNVSDEYVQSYIDYQELHFGDGITAGREVSGFTDWRHLGHSTVDFGWGGPVTVLPLGRNLLGSVEPCFFLPYSTASAHNKDGFKVLVTLRDSALPAFRQAMQLLSTTQHTSQDL, translated from the exons CCTCTCTCCCACCTGGACACGGACCCCAACCTCCACCTCACCTTCCGTTACCTCCGCGTCTACACTTCAACCGCTGCACCAACCACCCTCGACCCCTTCCACGTCATCTCCTCCTCCCTCTCCCACGCGCTAACCCAATTCTACCCCCTCGCCGCCATGCTTCGCCGCCGCCCAACCTCCCCCCACCGCCTCGAACTCTGGTGTGCCGCTGGCCAGGGCGTCCCCCTCGTCCGCGCCTCCGCCGACTGCACCCTCCACTCCGTCAACCACCTGGACGACCCGGCCTCGCCTCTCGCGGAGCAGTTGGTGCCCGACCCGGGTCCCGAGGAGGGGCTGGAGCACCCCTGCATACTCCAGGTGACGGTCTTCGCGTGTGGTGGGTTCGTCCTTGGCGCCGCCATTCACCATTCGCTGTGCGACGGCATGGGTGGCACGCTCTTCTTCAACGCGGTGGCGGAGCTGGCGCGTGGGGCCGCGCGGATGACGGTGGAGACGGTGTGGGAGCGTGACAGGTTGTTGGGTCCCAGGGAGCCGCCAAGAGTGGATTCAGCGTTGATCGACGAGTTTCTGCGTTTGGAAAAAGGGGCTTTGCCGTACGAAGAGGGTGTTGGTAGGGTTGCGAGAGAATGCTTTCATGTGAAGGATGAGAGCATGCACATGTTGAAGAGATCCTTGTCGGAGCAATCTGGGTTGAACTTCACCGTTTTTGAGGCTCTTGGAGCCTACATTTGGAGAGCCAA GGTGAGGACCTCTGGAATCCATGGTGAGGAGAAGGTGAAGTTTGCATATTCAATTAACATACGGAGAGTGGTGAAGGCAGCAATCCCTGATGGGTATTGGGGCAATGGTTGTGTTCCAATGTACGTGGTGATGAGTGCGAAGGAGTTGATAGAGAGACCCATTTGGGAAACTGCAGAGCTGATAAAAAAGAGTAAAAGTAATGTGAGTGATGAGTATGTGCAGTCGTACATAGATTATCAGGAGCTGCATTTTGGTGATGGGATAACAGCAGGAAGAGAGGTGAGTGGCTTCACTGATTGGAGGCATTTGGGGCATTCAACTGTGGATTTTGGGTGGGGAGGCCCAGTTACTGTTTTGCCCCTTGGGAGGAACCTGCTTGGGAGTGTTGAGCCTTGTTTCTTTTTGCCTTATTCAACTGCTTCTGCTCACAACAAAGATGGCTTCAAGGTTTTGGTCACTCTCAGAGACTCTGCATTGCCTGCTTTCAGACAAGCCATGCAACTGCTTTCCACTACCCAACACACAAGTCAAGACTTATAA